One stretch of Lemur catta isolate mLemCat1 chromosome 2, mLemCat1.pri, whole genome shotgun sequence DNA includes these proteins:
- the LOC123632802 gene encoding olfactory receptor 2B6-like: protein MWINNQSSLDDFILLGFSDHPWLETPLFVIFLVAYIFALFGNISIILVSRLDPQLDSPMYFFVSNLSLLDLCYTTSTVPQMLVNLWGPEKTISYGGCVTQLYIFLALGSTECILLAIVAFDRYAAICKPLHYPIIMNQRCCIHMAAGTWISGFANSLVQSTLTVVAPRCGQRVIDHFFCEVPALLKLACIDTSVNEAELNVLGSLLLLVPLTFILGTYIFIARAVMRICSAESRWKAFNTCASHLLVVSLFYFTAISMYVQPPSSYSHDRGKIMALFYGIVTPTLNPFIYTLRNKDVKAALRRALTKEFWIRTR from the coding sequence ATGTGGATTAACAATCAAAGTTCACTAGATGATTTCATCCTATTGGGATTTTCTGACCATCCCTGGCTAGAGACACCACTCTTTGTAATCTTTCTAGTGGCCTACATAtttgccttatttggaaatatctCCATTATCCTAGTTTCCCGCCTGGATCCTCAGCTTGACAGTCCTATGTACTTTTTTGTCTCAAATCTATCCCTTCTAGACCTCTGCTATACTACCAGCACTGTCCCACAGATGCTAGTCAACCTTTGGGGACCAGAAAAGACCATTAGCTATGGTGGTTGTGTCACTCAACTCTATATATTTTTGGCCTTGGGTTCCACTGAATGTATACTGTTGGCCATCGTGGCCTTTGACCGTTATGCTGCCATTTGCAAACCCCTTCACTACCCAATCATCATGAACCAGAGATGCTGTATCCACATGGCCGCTGGAACCTGGATTAGTGGTTTTGCTAACTCCCTTGTCCAGTCCACTCTCACAGTAGTGGCCCCAAGATGTGGACAGAGAGTGATAGACCATTTCTTCTGTGAAGTCCCTGCCCTTCTGAAACTAGCTTGTATTGATACTAGTGTGAATGAAGCTGAGCTCAATGTGCTAGGGTCTTTGCTTCTCCTGGTGCCACTCACCTTCATCCTGGGCACTTACATATTCATCGCTCGAGCAGTAATGAGAATCTGCTCTGCCGAAAGTCGCTGGAAGGCCTTTAATACCTGTGCTTCACATTTGCTGGTGGTTTCCCTCTTCTACTTTACAGCAATCAGTATGTATGTCCAGCCCCCCTCTAGCTACTCTCATGACCGGGGAAAGATCATGGCTCTCTTCTACGGCATTGTCACACCCACCCTCAACCCATTCATCTATACATTGAGAAACAAGGATGTGAAAGCTGCCCTAAGAAGGGCACTGACTAAGGAGTTTTGGATCAGGACAAGATGA